The stretch of DNA CGTTAACCTGTGCGCTGCAATTTGAATTGATATAAACATGATCCAAAAGACTACCCTGGTCAGTGGTTGGAGTCTGAACTTGTTGCTTGAAGCCGAACTGATTCATGACTGTCAGGATGTTGTGGTCGGGATATTTCAGGAGGTCAAAATTAAAATCCCCAAGAATGACTGTGGGATTTTGGAGTAAAGGTAGAATATTTTGCAGCCTGTCCATGAAGATGGCAGGTGGGAAGCATGGCGGTCTGTAGATGGTGACAATGTTGACTTTGGTAGATGATTTTATGACAGTAATGGCTGTGCACTCCAGTTCACTAGATGTGATTGCAAGTTCTGTGGGACAGACGGCTTTTCTAGCGACAGCCATTACTCCACCTCCTAGTCTTCCAACCCTGTCAGCTCTGAAAGATTGGGCGTTTGATAATACGATGTCAATCGGTTCCTGTCCTTTTAGAAATGTCTCTACAATGCACAAAACATCTGCCTGAGGAACAGTTTGGTCAACTTTTAAATCATCTAAATGCTCAAGGTACGAACGGATGTTTAGCAGTCGGATTTGCATACCGGACATCGTAGTAGCAAAGGGCAGCGGTACCTTGGGTGAAAGTTTTTGACGAAGACGGTTCATTTCCTGCACTACATCAGGGTTACATCTAATTGACTTGGGATCAAAACCTAGAAGGTATAGACCATTCAAGGTCTTGACCCGGCTCATGGCAACATAACATTGACCTGGCATGAAGTTGCTCTTGTCGTCCATGGAGACAACAATTCTGTCAAGTGTTTTGCCCTGTACTTTGTGAATGGTACAGCCCCATGCCAAAGTCAATGGAAATTGTGCACGCTGCGCTTGAACTGTTTGTGTACTGCCAGTCAAAATCTGAAGACTTTGTCTTTTAATGGGTACTGCTCCTGGGTAGCTGTCTTTGTACTGACTGTCTGCTTTCGCCTGCCTACCAACACGATCGCTGTCAAACGTAACTAACACAGCATGAACGTCATTCAGCGTGTTGTCAATGCCAACTACTTTCCCCAAGGTACCGTTAACCAATCCATCAGCGACATCGATGTTGACGGTCACCATGACCCTGGCACCTACTGCGAGCGATACAGTCTCTCTTAAACCTTTATCGTTTTTTGTCTTGTACAAGCCAACATCTACGAGCCCTGTATATATGTCTTTCTTTGTGTCAATAGCTTGAATGTGAAAATGCTGTGTCGAAAGTTTCTTTAGATGCTCTTTGTTGTGGTCGTCAACTTCCTTGTTGGTTTTGAACACATGTAAAACTTCTGATGGATAATTGGGATCTGTTTTTGAGATGATCCTCGACTTCAACACGGCAATGTCACCTTCCGTACATTTAGCTGTTCGCATTCTCAATAAGAGTTGTGCAAACCGTTGGTCTTCTCTTTGCCGCACACACTCTGTCAGCTCCATCATGCTGAAGTTTTCCTCCCATAGTGATCCGTGTAATTTGGCATAACTGTAGATAGatgaagaaaatacaaaaacagcAGATAAAAAGTGAAATAAGGAACTCATTGGCAATTCCtttgcacacacacaagcacatgcacatacatggaaagtaacacacacacacgattcTAAGTGGAAATGAACCCTTACTGGGGGAGGTCATTACCAGCTGAGGGTAGCTCACCTGTCAGAAGGGAGGTCGAACACATGCCTTTGTCCAACGGGTTGCAGCTGGAAGAGGTCACCAACCGCCAAAATGCTGACTCCTCCAAACCTGGAATCAGGGTCACAGGTGCCACAAATATCCTCCAGGCGACGATGGGTGTGATAAAGGTGATCTGAACCTAACATCGACACTTCATCCACGATCAGAAGCTTCAATTTCCCAAGGCGCAAGCGGAGATTATGCAACTTCTCACTACCAAGTGGCCTGTACTCTTTGTCCTTCTTCGGACCACCACCAAACCCGAGAGCCGAGTGTAAAGTCATTCCATCAATGTTGAAAGCTGCTGTTCCTGTGAAAGCCGTGATCAGAACAGAGAGCTCGTCGGGATCAAAATGTCCGGACAACCGTTGCACAAGCCTTATGGTGTCGTGGTGAATTAGCTTGATGACGTGGCTCTTCCCAACACCGCCGGGGCCGCTTAAGAAGAGAGTGTACTGAGGTACCGGCTGGTCATGTTGCAGTGCGTATATTGCATCTTTACACCACTTCCGGTGGAACCGGACAACTTCCATTTGTGCAGTATTTAAAGATCGCATCATGCTTCTATACGTGGATGAAGTTAAAGATGTTGTATTCAGTTCTGTGGAAAACCGCATATAAAGTTCAGAATGACCACTGGGCTTCGTGTGTGGTGCCAAGTCTATGTTGTCGCGGTCGTTCTCCTCATGCAATTCATTCTCTATAGTCGTTCCTTCAGCTTGCTGTTCTGCTTGCTGAAATTCCGCATTTGGAGCAATACTGTCCCATGCGTCTTCTGGAGGGCCATTGCGCTGCAGGTTGTCATAGGCTTCCTCGATTGCTTCAGCATGAACACTGAACTTGGCTTCATTAGCGTGAACAGTGTCCTTTACACAGTCGTAGTGCTCTTTGAAGGATGAGAAGTGGGCTTTAAGATCAACGTCTTCGTTTCGCCAAGGATAATACAGCATTAGGAGGTTCCTATAGCGTTCCTCACCCTCATTCTTCTCTTTATGGAATCTGCAAAAGATGAGCCTACTGGTCACAGTTTGTAAAGCACATTTAATCAAACTAACTTAAAAATGAAACTTACAAAAGTGGATCAAAGTCCCTAGCTATACATACCTGACAATGCAGTGCCGCTTGCGCTTCCTCATCTGACCCATGTCGTTCAGCAAGGTGATGACAGGTGGATACCGCTTGCTGTCCTCTTCATCTGTCTCTCCGCTGCAGGTAGCATCTTGGTCATCGCAGCTATGGCGGACTTCTGGGATGTGGTCGAAGACTTCATCAGGTGCATCCTGGCCACCAGTTTTATATGTAGCTGCGAACTCTATGAGAGACATGTCCTTTAGGATATTTGGTCTGGACTCGTATCTGTCAGTGAGGGATGTGCAGAAAATATTGTCATCCTCATCGGCCATGTCTTGGAGGACACTCTGAGGCTTGAGCATTGACACCCTTTTCTCTTTTGGAGCAGTGTTGACAAACACTCTTGCTCTGCTTGCTCTATGTAAAGGTAGGGAAGTCTGCTTCCAAGCAGCTTCCTGTGCACTCAGTTCTCTGTTGTTCAGGAATGCTGAACCAACCTTTGTCAGTTTAGCTTTCAAGTCCTCACCTCTGCTTTCCTCTGCCACTTTCCTCAACAACTCACTCATGGCTCGTTCGCTCTTTAGCATGTAACTCGTGATGTACATGATACAAGAATACGGGTCCAAAATAAACTGAAGATCCATGTTAGCCCGCCAAGTTGTCAAAATTTTAGGATTATATTGATTGATGTTTCTTTCTGATGGATGACGTTGTAGGATGATTTTTTCCGATTTTGCAACTTTCAATGCCTGTTCATATGCATCTGGCGAGACATCAGCTTTCTGTAACAAATTCTGCAAGGAAATGTCTTCAGGAATGTTTTTGTCATCCATGACTGATCTTACTTTGCTGAGCACCTCCTTCTGCTTCTTTGTAACATTACTCAGTTCTTCTTGATCAGGCCTGGCAATCACCGTTTCTTTGCTAGGCTGATGGGGGAATTTGAATCTACAAATACCCCCTTTTCGGCACGTAGCTGAATGGACGTGTCTCTGTAAAGAGAGCACCAAGTTCCTGAGCTCACTGTCCTCTTCA from Branchiostoma floridae strain S238N-H82 unplaced genomic scaffold, Bfl_VNyyK Sc7u5tJ_1516, whole genome shotgun sequence encodes:
- the LOC118407993 gene encoding uncharacterized protein LOC118407993, which produces MFQLNYRQSHRFYRDYQATAEVVPLKLKRRLCYQGHYMYEYIRPKKVVDALVWLKDNNPLYKDITICPDWEQEWEGDDPDLWEAMTGRITENKDREATLSPREDGPATPGNDNHGEPALETERGEIDLEEEEDRISFEQTSQLRGLPYDTMLQEERVADGECTYSLAPGENQKPCPFLTDEKFEEMANPSKYPFGRGGLLQERSTNITPRKYFNQRLLHQDGRFARDIEYLLTAQYTVEAKQVRDSIQISMRQTRGHTFRNKTINAGLMKNSDNVQAMLRTDMAFKFMRNIRGSPAYWNTVLLDLLAMVRQLGIPTWFLTLSAADMQWPEVIQSIAHQYGKTLTAEDIKNMPWEEKCSWLRCNPVTAARQFNHRLNVFFKEFIGGKANPIGELQDFMIRIEFQARGSPHAHTILWMKDAPKLNVNSDKEVIAFINKHQTCAIPDEEDSELRNLVLSLQRHVHSATCRKGGICRFKFPHQPSKETVIARPDQEELSNVTKKQKEVLSKVRSVMDDKNIPEDISLQNLLQKADVSPDAYEQALKVAKSEKIILQRHPSERNINQYNPKILTTWRANMDLQFILDPYSCIMYITSYMLKSERAMSELLRKVAEESRGEDLKAKLTKVGSAFLNNRELSAQEAAWKQTSLPLHRASRARVFVNTAPKEKRVSMLKPQSVLQDMADEDDNIFCTSLTDRYESRPNILKDMSLIEFAATYKTGGQDAPDEVFDHIPEVRHSCDDQDATCSGETDEEDSKRYPPVITLLNDMGQMRKRKRHCIVRFHKEKNEGEERYRNLLMLYYPWRNEDVDLKAHFSSFKEHYDCVKDTVHANEAKFSVHAEAIEEAYDNLQRNGPPEDAWDSIAPNAEFQQAEQQAEGTTIENELHEENDRDNIDLAPHTKPSGHSELYMRFSTELNTTSLTSSTYRSMMRSLNTAQMEVVRFHRKWCKDAIYALQHDQPVPQYTLFLSGPGGVGKSHVIKLIHHDTIRLVQRLSGHFDPDELSVLITAFTGTAAFNIDGMTLHSALGFGGGPKKDKEYRPLGSEKLHNLRLRLGKLKLLIVDEVSMLGSDHLYHTHRRLEDICGTCDPDSRFGGVSILAVGDLFQLQPVGQRHVFDLPSDSYAKLHGSLWEENFSMMELTECVRQREDQRFAQLLLRMRTAKCTEGDIAVLKSRIISKTDPNYPSEVLHVFKTNKEVDDHNKEHLKKLSTQHFHIQAIDTKKDIYTGLVDVGLYKTKNDKGLRETVSLAVGARVMVTVNIDVADGLVNGTLGKVVGIDNTLNDVHAVLVTFDSDRVGRQAKADSQYKDSYPGAVPIKRQSLQILTGSTQTVQAQRAQFPLTLAWGCTIHKVQGKTLDRIVVSMDDKSNFMPGQCYVAMSRVKTLNGLYLLGFDPKSIRCNPDVVQEMNRLRQKLSPKVPLPFATTMSGMQIRLLNIRSYLEHLDDLKVDQTVPQADVLCIVETFLKGQEPIDIVLSNAQSFRADRVGRLGGGVMAVARKAVCPTELAITSSELECTAITVIKSSTKVNIVTIYRPPCFPPAIFMDRLQNILPLLQNPTVILGDFNFDLLKYPDHNILTVMNQFGFKQQVQTPTTDQGSLLDHVYINSNCSAQVNVVDTYYSDHDMVCISLNCKDHADDTP